In Citrus sinensis cultivar Valencia sweet orange chromosome 3, DVS_A1.0, whole genome shotgun sequence, the sequence AGCTGAGCTTGCtcagattgaatctgaaaaacaaaGACCTACCCTTTTTACCACATCCCCTCATATCCCTTCCATAGGTCCAACTTATCATCCTTTTGCCTCTATGCTTTCCCCCATCAGACAATATGATCCTTCCAAGTCATTTGGTatgactcatactcttttTCGGGATAATCCATTGCCACCACCACCGAAACCTAAATCAAAGCCTAAACCCCAACCACGACCCGTCATATTACATTCGTCCTCCATTTCGATCCCTGGCCAACAATCCCCTGGTTATACACCGACGCCAGCACCCCCACCAGTACCTCCATCACCTTTTTTATCCCAACCTCCTCCTCAATCCAAGGATAAAGAACCAATGCACCAGTTTAGTGCCCATACAGTTGACCACTCCTCTACTACAGATGACCAAACTTTtgattcaaatctagctgtTTCTGATAGCCATACTGAGACTGACACAGAATCTTCAGTATCCACTAGTGATTCTGAAAAGTCCTATGCTGATATCACCAgaatcttgatggcccaacCTGATCAACCTCCTCAAGGCCAAACTTCTCATACCgaaccatatgttgatattccctcaGACATTGACCAAGAGATGCCTGAATTTTCTGTCACAAACCAACCTCCTCCAGCTCAAGCCCAAACCAGTCCACCCAGTCAAAAATCTTCC encodes:
- the LOC127900645 gene encoding uncharacterized protein LOC127900645, whose product is MFSSTSSDYSSSFPPLETHTDSQQNVVSKPFVPSPITSSGHLEPPKSFESVLNWQTQNARAQNDTLLNINSKVEKISLRTEQIETKVNSIAAQMQQIHHNLQSRIAQLDSELRTMLAQHYYGPEFVQKEREIRRLQAELAQIESEKQRPTLFTTSPHIPSIGPTYHPFASMLSPIRQYDPSKSFGMTHTLFRDNPLPPPPKPKSKPKPQPRPVILHSSSISIPGQQSPGYTPTPAPPPVPPSPFLSQPPPQSKDKEPMHQFSAHTVDHSSTTDDQTFDSNLAVSDSHTETDTESSVSTSDSEKSYADITRILMAQPDQPPQGQTSHTEPYVDIPSDIDQEMPEFSVTNQPPPAQAQTSPPSQKSSNGLWFTFDDLPSHKWRDRLNEMSTWIDLQMLRPGATTQ